The sequence below is a genomic window from Phormidium ambiguum IAM M-71.
TGCAAAGCTACAAACGAGCCATAGCGAAAAGCTTCGATCTGCGCCTGTAAAATAATTTTTCTTTCTGTATTTAATGAATTAACCGCAGAAAAAACCTTTTTCTGTCTTAAATCTGTTTTCATGACTTTTCCTTTATGAACCAGAGTTCGTTATCTTACCAGCCTAATCAAACTTGCTGTAATGAATTCAAATTTAAAAGTTGTTCAATTTGATGGATACCGCGTTTAGTTGCGCCTTTATCTCTGGGGTTGAAAACGCTGTAATGCAGAATAGATTCGCGGATATTCTCGTAGCGATCGCACTGCAAATTTTCAGTAATTAAATGCTTTAATTGCTGGATATCATCGCATACATCCCCGCACTGCCAAAGATAAGTCATTGACGAAACATCTGTGCTGCGTTGCAAGATACCAGGCTGAGGATTGAGATAAATTGCAGGTTTGTTAAAATACAACCACTCGTAGCCTGAAGCTGAAATATCACCAATAAACAAATCCGATTGAGCAAACCAAGGCATCACATTCCCCGAACAAATAAGTTGTATATTGGGAATGCTTTTTAAGCGATTAACAATCTCTGGATCGTAAAATTGGCGATCGGAATTAAAAATATTCGGGTGCGGTTTGACAATTAAGTTGTAATTCTCAGTAATTTGATTGACAACATCCAAGTTATCTAAAAATATGTTGATCGAGCTAATATTTCCTTTCCGCCAAGTTGGGCAATAAATTAAGGTTTTTCTATCATTATTAAACAAATTGGGTTGACTAGGAAAATCGTCAAATTTGGGATAGCCGATCGAAACCCATTTCATATTACGATTCGACTCATTTTGCAGCAAGCGTTCCGCCTGTCGCTGACCTACGCACAAGCAAAGTAGGTAATTGCTAAAATCACGATCGTAAGTGAAAGGTTTATCGGACATTCCGTGAAAAATCTGCACGGCGCGAGTTTGGTTACTTCGTTCTTCATCTCGCAGAAAAGTAGGAGTTAACACTAAATCATAACTATCCAAATCGGATCGATCTGTGAACAGATGCGTATAGCCTGCATATTCGTTATTGTTACTTTCTGCGCTGAGTTCTTGGACTACTAAATAATTTTGGTGAATGCCTTGTTGCAGAAAGTAATCTAAGTAAGGTTTAATGGCTGCAAAGTAATGTAAGTTGCCACAATACCTCAAATAATAAGCGATTTTTTTGGGAGTTTGCGATAAGGATTCCTTCATCATTTTTGCTTAATTTACTGAACGCATACAAGGAGGAATACACAGCTTGGTGCTAAGAGTTAGGTTTTTTTAACCACAGATGAAACACAGATAAACACAGATGAACACAGATATAGGCGTAGCGTTACCGCAGGGTATACAGATGTTTAGAATGTATTTGCTGTCTCCTTAATTTGCTGATAAAAACTGTTCTTTAAACCAGGAAATTGCAGCATTAGTTGCTTGACCGGGATTATAAAATAAGTCTTGTGCAATGGCTGTGCGAATTTCTGAGAAGCGATCGAATTTTGCGAGGCTAGTTGCTATTACTTTTTCTACTTGTTCGGGATGTTCGACTATTAAACCTCCGCGTCTTCCCCAAGTT
It includes:
- a CDS encoding CDP-glycerol glycerophosphotransferase family protein; the protein is MMKESLSQTPKKIAYYLRYCGNLHYFAAIKPYLDYFLQQGIHQNYLVVQELSAESNNNEYAGYTHLFTDRSDLDSYDLVLTPTFLRDEERSNQTRAVQIFHGMSDKPFTYDRDFSNYLLCLCVGQRQAERLLQNESNRNMKWVSIGYPKFDDFPSQPNLFNNDRKTLIYCPTWRKGNISSINIFLDNLDVVNQITENYNLIVKPHPNIFNSDRQFYDPEIVNRLKSIPNIQLICSGNVMPWFAQSDLFIGDISASGYEWLYFNKPAIYLNPQPGILQRSTDVSSMTYLWQCGDVCDDIQQLKHLITENLQCDRYENIRESILHYSVFNPRDKGATKRGIHQIEQLLNLNSLQQV